One Peromyscus leucopus breed LL Stock chromosome 4, UCI_PerLeu_2.1, whole genome shotgun sequence genomic region harbors:
- the Ncoa6 gene encoding nuclear receptor coactivator 6 isoform X5, protein MVLDDLPNFEDIYTSLCSSTMEDSEVDFDSGLEDDDTKSDSFLEDSTIFVAFKGNIDDKDFKWKLDAILKNVPNLLHMESSKLKVQKVEPWNSVRVTFNIPREAAERLRILAQSNNQQLRDLGILSVQIEGEGAINLALGQNRSQDVRMNGPMASGNSVRMEAGFPMASGPDAMDPLLSGLHIQQQSHPSGSLPPAHHPMQPVPVNRQMNPANFPQLQQQQQQQQQQQQQQQQQQQQQQQLQTRPPQQHQQQQPQGIRPQFTAPTQVPVPPGWNQLPSGALQPPPAQGSLGTMTANQGWKKAPLPSPMQQQLQARPSLATVQTPSHPPPPYPFGSQQASQAHTNFPQMSNPGQFTAPQMKSLQGGPSRVPTPLQQPHLTNKSPASSPSSFQQGSPASSPTVNQTQQQMGPRPPQNNPLPQGFQQPVSSPGRSPMVQQGNVPPNFMVMQHQPPNQGPQSLHPGLGGMPKRLPPGFSAGQANPNFMQGQVPSTTATTPGNSGALQLQANQNVQHAGGQGAGPPQNPMSHGPPNMMQPSLMGIHGNINNQQAGSSGVPQVTLGNMQGQPQQGPPSQLMGMHQQIVPSQGQMVQQQGTLNPQNSMILSRAQLMPQSQMMVNPQNQNLGPSPQRMTPPKQMLPQQGQQMMAPHNQMMGPQGQVLLQQNPMIEQIMTNQMQGNKQQFNTQNQSNVMPGPAQIMRGPTPNMQGNMVQFTGQMSGQMLPQQGPVNNSPSQVMGIQGQVLRPPGPSPHMAQQHGDPATTANSDVNLSQMMPDVSMQQANMVAPHVQTMQGNSASGNHFSGHAMSFNAPFSGTPNGNQMSCGQNPGFPVNKDVTLTSPLLVNLLQSDISAGHFGVNNKQNNTNANKPKKKKPPRKKKNCQQDLNTPDNRTAGLEEADQQSLPGEQGINLDNTGPKLPEFSNRPPGYPTQPVEQRPLQQMPPQLMQHVAPPPQPPQQQPQPQLPQQQQQPPPPSQPQSQQQQQQQQQQQQQMMMMLMMQQDPKSIRLPVSQNVHPPRGPLNPDSQRMPMQQSGNVPVMVSLQGPASVPPSPDKQRMPMSVNTPLGSNSRKMVYQENPQNSSSSPLGEMSSLPEASGSEVPSVSGGPNNIPSHLVVSQNQLMMTGPKSGPSPLSATQGATPQQPPVNSLPSSHGHHFPNVAAPTQTSRPKTPNRASPRPYYPQTPNNRPPSTEPSEISLSPERLNASIAGLFPPQINIPLPPRPNLNRGFDQQGLNPTTLKAIGQAPSNLTINNPPNFAAPQSHKVDSVAVNSGKQSNPGTTKRASPSNSRRSSPGSSRKTTPSPGRQNSKAPKLTLASQPSTTLLQNMELPRNVLVSPTPITTPPVSGSFPNSSGLNPQNPAVPAPAVGAVLEDNKESLNLPQDSDCQSSQGRKEQVNVELKVVPTQEAKMVVPEDQSKKDGQPLDPNKLPSVEENKTLMSPAMREAPTSLSQLLDNSGAPNVTIKPPGLTDLEVAPPVVSGEDLKKASVIPTLQDPSSKEPSNSLNLPHSNEPCSTLPHPELSEVSSSAAPSIPPVMSRPVSSSSISTPLPPNQITVFVTSNPITTSSNTSAALPTNLHSALMSTVVTMPNVGNKVMVSEGQSAAQSNARPQFITPVFINSSSIIQVMKGSQPSTIPATPLTTNSGLMPPSVAVVGPLHIPQNIKFSSAPVAPSVPSSSPASNIQTGRPLVLSSRATPVQLPSPPCTSSSVVAPNPIQQVKELNPDEASPQMNTSADQSTLLSSQSTTVVSPLLTNSPGSSANRRSPVSSSKGKGKVDKIGQILLTKACKKVTGSLEKGEEQYGADGESEGPGLETTTPGLMGTEQCSTELDSKTPTPSAPTLLKMTSSPMGPSSTSTGPILPGGALSTSVRSIVTTLVPSELISTAPTTKGNPGGVASEPLAGGLVEEKVGSHPELLPSIAPSQTLVPKEIAATALQGPVARPELEANAAIVSGQSSEPKEIVEKSKTPSRRNSRTEEPTVASESVENGHRKRSSRPASASSSTKDITGAVQSKRRKSK, encoded by the exons ATGGTTTTGGATGACCTTCCAAACTTTGAAGACATCTATACTTCCCTGTGTTCATCAACAATGGAAGACTCAGAGGTGGACTTTGACTCTGGACTAGAAGATGATGACACAAAAAGTGATAGTTTTTTGGAGGATTCCACAATTTTTGTAGCCTTCAAAGGAAATATAGATGATAAAGACTTCAAATGGAAACTGGATGCAATATTAAAGAATGTGCCTAACTTGTTACACATGG AATCCAGCAAGCTAAAGGTGCAGAAAGTGGAGCCCTGGAACAGTGTGCGTGTCACATTCAACATCCCCCGGGAAGCAGCGGAGCGGTTACGGATCCTGGCTCAGAGCAACAACCAGCAGCTTCGGGATCTGGGGATTCTCTCCGTTCAGATTGAAG GGGAAGGTGCTATCAACCTGGCTTTGGGTCAGAACCGGAGCCAAGATGTGAGAATGAATGGACCCATGGCATCTGGAAATTCTGTTAGGATGGAGGCAGGATTTCCCATGGCAAGTGGTCCAG ATGCAATGGATCCACTTCTCTCTGGACTCCATATACAGCAACAGAGTCATCCCTCAGGATCTTTACCTCCAGCCCatcacccaatgcagcctgttCCTGTGAATAGGCAAATGAATCCAGCTAATTTTCCCCAgctgcagcaacagcagcagcaacagcagcagcagcagcaacaacaacaacaacagcagcagcagcagcagcagttgcAGACAAGACCTCCACAGCAACATCAGCAGCAACAGCCACAGGGGATTCGTCCACAGTTTACTGCTCCAACTCAGGTGCCTGTTCCTCCAGGCTGGAACCAGTTGCCTTCTGGAGCCCTACAGCCTCCGCCAGCCCAGGGCTCTTTGGGCACAATGACTGCAAATCAAGGGTGGAAGAAGGCTCCCTTGCCTAGCCCAATGCAACAACAACTTCAGGCAAGACCTTCCTTAGCCACGGTACAGACACCTTCTCACCCTCCCCCTCCTTATCCCtttggcagccagcaagcctcacAAGCCCATACAAACTTTCCTCAAATGAGCAACCCAGGCCAGTTCACAGCTCCTCAGATGAAGAGTTTGCAGGGAGGGCCCTCCAGGGTCCCAACCCCCCTGCAACAACCCCACCTCACCAACAAGTCTCctgcctcctcaccctcctccttccAGCAGGGATCCCCTGCATCCTCCCCAACGGTTAACCAAACTCAACAGCAAATGGGACCAAGGCCACCTCAAAATAACCCACTTCCCCAGGGATTTCAGCAGCCTGTCAGCTCTCCAGGTCGGAGTCCCATGGTTCAACAGGGAAATGTGCCACCTAACTTCATGGTGATGCAGCATCAGCCACCAAACCAGGGGCCACAGAGTTTACACCCAGGCCTAGGAG GAATGCCTAAACGCCTCCCACCTGGCTTCTCAGCAGGACAGGCCAATCCGAACTTTATGCAAGGTCAGGTGCCTTCCACTACAGCAACCACCCCTGGGAATTCAGGAGCCCTTCAACTGCAAGCAAATCAAAATGTCCAGCATGCAG gTGGTCAAGGAGCTGGTCCTCCTCAAAACCCGATGTCTCATGGGCCACCAAACATGATGCAACCCAGCCTCATGGGAATTCATGGCAACATAAACAACCAGCAGGCTGGTAGCTCTGGAGTTCCTCAGGTGACCCTGGGCAACATGCAAGGCCAGCCACAGCAGGGCCCACCATCTCAGCTGATGGGCATGCACCAACAGATTGTACCCTCTCAGGGCCAAATGGTCCAGCAACAAGGAACTTTGAACCCTCAAAACTCTATGATCCTTTCAAGGGCCCAGCTTATGCCACAGAGCCAGATGATGGTGAACCCTCAGAACCAAAATCTTGGGCCTTCACCCCAAAGGATGACCCCACCCAAGCAGATGCTTCCCCAGCAGGGCCAACAAATGATGGCACCACATAACCAGATGATGGGGCCTCAGGGGCAAGTTTTGCTCCAGCAGAACCCAATGATAGAGCAAATAATGACCAATCAGATGCAGGGGAATAAGCAGCAATTTAACACTCAGAACCAATCCAATGTCATGCCGGGACCAGCACAGATAATGAGGGGACCAACTCCGAACATGCAAGGAAACATGGTGCAATTTACAGGACAGATGTCAGGACAGATGCTGCCTCAGCAAGGGCCTGTAAACAACAGTCCATCTCAGGTTATGGGGATTCAGGGGCAGGTTCTGCGGccaccagggcccagcccacaTATGGCCCAGCAGCATGGTGATCCTGCTACTACAGCAAACAGTGATGTCAACTTGTCTCAGATGATGCCTGATGTTAGCATGCAACAAGCCAACATGGTTGCCCCACATGTACAGACCATGCAGGGAAACAGTGCTTCAGGAAACCACTTCTCAGGCCATGCGATGTCTTTCAATGCACCATTCAGTGGTACACCCAATGGAAACCAGATGTCTTGTGGTCAAAATCCAGGCTTCCCAGTCAATAAGGATGTAACATTAACAAGCCCATTGTTGGTCAACTTATTGCAAAGTGACATTTCTGCAGGCCATTTTGgtgtaaacaataaacaaaataataccaatgcaaataaaccgaagaagaagaagccacctcggaaaaagaaaaactgtcagCAAGATCTAAA CACCCCAGATAATCGTACAGCTGGTCTAGAGGAGGCTGACCAACAGTCATTACCTGGAGAACAAGGAATCAACTTGGACAACACAGGCCCTAAACTGCCAGAATTTTCAAACCGGCCACCAG GTTATCCTACTCAACCAGTTGAACAGAGGCCACTGCAGCAGATGCCTCCTCAACTCATGCAGCATGTGGCAcccccaccacagccaccacagcagcAGCCACAACCACAActgcctcagcagcagcagcagccaccaccacctagtCAGCCACAGtctcaacagcagcagcaacagcaacaacaacaacaacaacaaatgatgaTGATGCTCATGATGCAGCAAGATCCTAAATCCATTAGGCTTCCAGTCTCCCAAAATGTCCATCCTCCACGGGGTCCTCTAAACCCAGACTCCCAGAGAATGCCCATGCAGCAGAGTGGCAATGTACCTGTCATGGTTAGTTTGCAAGGACCTGCTtctgtgccaccatcacctgatAAACAAAGAATGCCAATGTCTGTGAATACTCCCTTGGGAAGTAATTCAAGGAAAATGGTATACCAGGAGAACCCACAGAATTCTTCTAGCTCACCACTAGGAGAGATGTCCTCACTTCCTGAAGCTAGTGGCAGTGAAGTGCCATCTGTTTCAGGAGGCCCAAATAACATACCCTCACACTTAGTAGTTTCTCAGAATCAATTAATGATGACAGGGCCCAAATCTGGACCATCTCCCCTTTCAGCAACTCAAGGTGCAACTCCCCAGCAACCTCCTGTAAATTCCTTGCCCAGCTCCCATGGCCACCACTTTCCAAACGTTGCTGCTCCAACCCAGACATCTAGGCCTAAAACTCCAAACAGAGCCAGCCCCAGACCCTATTATCCTCAGACACCCAACAACCGCCCTCCCAGTACAGAACCTTCAGAAATAAGTCTGTCACCAGAAAGACTCAATGCCTCCATAGCAGGACTCTTCCCTCCACAGATTAATATTCCTTTACCTCCCAGGCCAAATTTAAATAGGGGCTTTGATCAACAGGGCTTGAATCCAACCACTCTGAAGGCCATTGGGCAAGCACCTTCAAATCTTACCATAAATAATCCTCCTAACTTTGCTGCCCCACAGTCTCATAAAGTAGATTCTGTAGCGGTGAATTCTGGAAAACAGTCTAATCCTGGGACAACAAAACGGGCAAGCCCAAGCAACAGTCGCAGGTCTAGTCCTGGGTCCAGTAGGAAAACTACCCCAAGTCCTGGAAGGCAAAATTCAAAAGCCCCTAAACTTACTCTGGCTTCTCAACCAAGCACAACCCTGTTGCAGAACATGGAGCTGCCTAGAAATGTGTTGGTCAGTCCCACTCCGATTACCACTCCCCCTGTGTCTGGAAGCTTTCCTAACAGTAGTGGGCTTAATCCCCAGAATCCTGCCGTGCCTGCGCCTGCAGTGGGAGCTGTACTTGAGGATAACAAGGAGAGCTTGAACCTTCCTCAGGACAGTGATTGCCAGAGTTCCCAGGGCAGGAAAGAGCAGGTAAACGTTGAGCTGAAAGTAGTCCCTACCCAAGAAGCTAAAATGGTTGTTCCTGAAGATCAATCAAAAAAGGACGGGCAACCTTTGGATCCTAACAAACTCCCCAGTGTTGAAGAGAATAAAACTTTGATGTCTCCTGCCATGAGAGAAGCACCAACATCATTAAGCCAACTTCTTGACAACTCTGGAGCTCCTAATGTGACCATTAAACCCCCTGGGCTTACAGACCTGGAAGTAGCACCTCCAGTAGTTTCAGGGGAGGACCTCAAAAAAGCATCTGTCATTCCCACACTGCAGGATCCGTCTTCTAAAGAACCCTCTAATTCCTTAAATTTACCTCACAGTAATGAGCCGTGCTCAACCCTTCCGCATCCAGAATTGAGTGAGGTCAGCTCTAGTGCTGCACCAAGCATCCCTCCAGTAATGTCAAGACCTGTCagctcttcctccatttctactCCTTTGCCCCCAAACCAAATAACTGTATTTGTTACTTCCAATCCCATAACCACTTCATCTAACACATCAGCAGCCCTGCCAACAAACTTGCATTCTGCATTGATGTCAACAGTCGTCACAATGCCCAACGTGGGTAACAAAGTTATGGTTTCTGAGGGACAGTCTGCTGCTCAGTCTAACGCCCGGCCTCAGTTCATTACACCTGTCTTTATTAATTCATCTTCAATAATTCAGGTTATGAAAGGATCACAGCCAAGCACAATTCCTGCAACCCCATTGACAACCAACAGTGGCCTGATGCCTCCCTCCGTCGCAGTTGTTGGACCTTTACACATACCTCAGAACATAAAATTCTCTTCAGCTCCTGTGGCCCCCAGTGTCCCCTCCAGTAGCCCTGCTTCAAACATACAGACAGGCCGGCCGTTGGTCCTTAGCTCCCGAGCCActcctgttcagctgccttcccCTCCTTGTACATCCTCTTCAGTCGTCGCTCCTAATCCTATCCAGCAAGTAAAAGAATTAAATCCAGATGAGGCTAGTCCTCAGATGAACACCTCAGCAGATCAGAGCACTCTGCTCTCTTCACAGTCAACCACAGTAGTTTCTCCCCTTTTGACCAATAGTCCAGGCTCCTCTGCCAATCGGCGAAGCCCAGTCTCATCCAGTAAGGGCAAAGGAAAAGTGGACAAAATTGGCCAGATTTTGCTGACCAAGGCTTGTAAGAAAGTTACAGGCTCtctggagaaaggggaagaacaGTATGGTGCAGATGGAGAGTCTGAAGGCCCAGGGCTAGAGACCACAACTCCTGGGCTAATGGGAACAGAACAGTGCTCCACGGAGCTGGACAGTAAAACCCCAACACCCTCTGCACCCACGCTACTAAAAATGACCTCTAGCCCCATGGGCCCAAGCTCCACCTCAACAGGACCCATCTTACCTGGCGGTGCTCTCTCCACCAGTGTACGCTCAATAGTAACCACACTGGTACCCTCTGAGCTCATCTCCACAGCGCCAACCACAAAAGGCAATCCTGGTGGCGTAGCATCTGAGCCACTTGCAGGTGGCCTAGTGGAGGAGAAGGTGGGATCTCATCCAGAGCTTCTACCCAGCATAG CCCCTTCACAGACTTTAGTCCCAAAGGAGATTGCAGCCACAGCACTGCAGGGGCCTGTTGCCAGACCAG